A window of Prevotella fusca JCM 17724 genomic DNA:
TCTTCTGAGAATGTGCCGAAGTCGTAAGTAACTTTATCAAATTTGATTTCTGCCTGATTCTGTGCTACTGCGAATGTCAGTCCGAAAACCAACAGCAGTGTCATTAATAAGAACTTTTTCATGTCGTTTCTTTTTAATTGATATCTTTTATGTTTGATGCAAAAGTAATCAGAAAGTTTATGGTTGCATGATTTTTTCACAATTATTAAGGAGAAATCGTTTAATAATGTTCTTTATGGCAGTTGTTTTGATTGAAAAGCTACTTATATTCCCTTATATTTTCATGAGCTGTTTCCCATATTTCATTTAAAGTTCGTACCTTTGCAGGAGATTAACAGAACTTGGCAAATGGAGGTGGAGCTTCCTTTTGTTGTTTTTGGAAGAGAAATATAATTAACATATTAAGATATGTATAGAACAAATACTTGTGGAGAGCTGCGCCTTTCGGATGCAGGCAAGGAAGTGACCCTCGCTGGCTGGGTACAGCGTGCACGTAAAATGGGAGGTATGACCTTTGTCGATCTCCGTGACCGCTATGGTATCACCCAGTTGGTTTTCAACGAGGCAGACGATGCTGCCCTTTGTGGTGAAGCCAACAAGTTAGGACGTGAATACTGCATTCAGGTGAAGGGTGTTGTCAGTGAACGTCAGAGTAAGAACAGTAAGATTCCTACAGGTGATATTGAGATTATCGCTAAGGAGCTGAACGTGCTCAGTGTTTCTGATACCCCTCCTTTCACAATTGAAGACAATACAGACGGTGGTGATGACCTCCGCATGAAATACCGTTATCTTGATCTTCGCCGTGAGGCTGTCCGTAAGAATATGGAACTGCGCCACCGCATGACAATTCTTATCCGTAACTTCCTCGATTCAGAGAAGTTCATGGAGGTGGAGACTCCTATCCTTATTGGTTCTACGCCTGAGGGGGCACGTGACTTCGTTGTGCCTTCACGTATGAATCCCGGTCAGTTCTATGCACTTCCCCAGAGTCCGCAGACCCTGAAGCAGCTCTTGATGGTAGCAGGTTTCGACCGTTACTTCCAGATTGCAAAGTGTTTCCGTGATGAAGACCTGCGTGCTGACCGTCAGCCGGAGTTTACACAGATTGACTGTGAGATGTCATTTGTTGACCAGGATGATGTTATCAATCTGTTTGAAGAGATGGCTCGTCATCTTTTCCGTGAGATTCGTGGTGTAGAGCTGCCGAAGCTCGAGCAGATGAAGTGGCACGATGCTATGAAACGCTTTGGTTCAGATAAGCCGGACTTGCGTTTCGGTATGGAGTTCGTCGAGCTGATGGATGACTTGAAGGGAACCGGGTCGTTCTCTGTGTTTGATGAGGCTGCCTATATTGGTGGTATCGTTGTCCCTGGTTGTGCTGAATATAGCCGCAAGCAACTTAATGAACTGACAGACTTTGTGAAGCGTCCGCAGATTGGTGCTCAGGGACTTGTTTTTATTAAGTATAATGCTGACGGAACGGTCAAGAGTTCTATTGATAAGTTCTATACAGAGGAGCAGTTACTGAAGGTTAAGGAAACAACAGGTGCCAAGGATGGCGACCTTGTGTTGATTCTTTCTGGTGACAATATCAACAAGACACGTGTGCAGCTCTGTGCTCTGCGTCTTGAGATGGGTGACCGACTTGGTCTTCGTGACAAGAATGTGTTTAAGTGTCTGTGGATAGTAGACTTCCCATTGTTCGAGTGGAGTGATGAGGAGCAGCGTCTGATGGCGACCCATCATCCATTCACTATGCCTCACCCGGATGATATTCCATTGCTGGATGAACACCCAGAGCGGGTTCGTGCCAAGGCTTACGATTTCGTATGTAATGGTATTGAAGTTGGTGGTGGCTCCCTCCGTATTCACGATACAAAGTTACAGGAGAGGATGTTTGAGGTTCTCGGCTTCACGCCAGAGCGTGCCAAGGCTCAGTTTGGTTTCTTGATGAATGCCTTTAAGTATGGTGCGCCACCTCATGCAGGTCTTGCTTTCGGTCTTGACCGTTTTGTAAGTATTATGGCTGGACTCGATTCTATCCGTGACTGCATTGCATTCCCAAAGAATAACAGTGGTCGTGATGTCATGTTGGATGCACCTTCTGTTATCGATCAGAAGCAGTTGGATGAGTTGGAAATCAAGTTGGATTTGAAAGAATAGCACTTTTAGTTGACTTATGTCAATAAATCGCATTTGAAGGAGTTAAATCATTCAATATCTTTGACTTTTTGTCGTAAGTATTTGAAACTTTGGATAATTTGATGTACTTTTGCAAAAAGTAAACTGCACACGACAAAATGAAAGCAGGTTTTCTATTGTGTTTGTTTGCATTACTTTTATATAAAATACTGATAAATTGTTATTCGATTGCTTGAACAAGACTTTAATTGTATAAAGATTATGACAGAAAAGAAAGAAGTTAAGTCTGCTCCTAAAGCAGCAAAGAAAGCCACAACAAAGAAGGCTCCTGCCAAGAAAGCAGTTGCAGCTGTAGCTATCAATGCAGAGAATGTCGGCTTCAAGGCTGGCGATGTTTACAATGCACTTGCTGCTGAGGCTAAGGCTCTCACGGTTGCTGAGATTGCAAAGGCTGCAAAGATCAGCTCTGAGGAGGTTTATCTTGGTATTGGTTGGCTCTTCAAAGAGGGCAAGATTAAGGATGAAGAAGGAAAGGTTACTCTTGCTTAAATCAGAGTAATTAATATAACACAGGAGGGGAGTCTGTATGAGAGAGTATAGGCTCCTTTTTTTTATGCAATACGATAAGGAGATATTACGTGTTCTTGCTGAGGCTGGTAACGAGGGACTTTCTGTGAGGAAAATCTCCCGTCATGTTTATAATGCGTGTAATTCTCTTTTCAATCCTATAGAGCAGGAGGAAGTTCACAGGTATGTTCAGTTATATCTTCTGAAGAACTGTAAAACAGTTGGGTCTATCTTTGAAAAGACAAGAAAGGGAGTTTATCGGTTGAACAAAGCTAACCAAACGACACAGCGGCATCTCCTCCTGTTCCGTGATGAAGAAGAAATAGCTGAGGAAAAACCCGTTGAAGATCAAAGTCTAAGTCTTTTTTAAACTTAGTACATTCAGAATTGAGGTGTATAGTGGGTGAATATATTTAGTTTGAGACATTATATTATTATGAAGGAGATAATCTTAAGCTAAAGTAATGGAATGTGCTACCGTTTGTATATAATCAAACTGTTCTTTTGATGAACGAGTTTGATAGTCCCTATATTTATCAGACATTTTCCTGTAAATACCACAGATAATGAAAAAGCATAATTTAAAATTGTTTTTATTCATTTTTATTTGTATATTTGCAATTACATTAATTTTTTGATATTTAACTATGGCACAAACAGATAATCATCTTGTCATTATGGCAGGCGGAGTTGGCAGTAGATTCTGGCCGATGAGTACAACGGATTGCCCTAAGCAGTTCATTGACGTTTTGGGGGTTGGTAAATCGCTCATACAATTGACGTATGACCGTTTTGCTGGTGTTGTTCCATCAGATAACGTCTGGGTTGTTACTAATCAGAAGTATGTTGGTCTGGTTCATGAGCAGCTGCCGGATATTCCTGTAAACCACATCTTGAGTGAGCCATGTCGTCGTAACACAGCACCTTGCGTGGCGTATGTAAGCTGGCGCATCAAGAAAGAGAATCCCAAAGCAAATATTGTAGTCTCTCCCAGTGATCATATTGTTGTGAATGATACAGAGTTCAGACGTGTTATTACAAACTGTCTGAAGTTTACTGCTGAGACTGATGCTATTGTAACATTGGGAATGAAACCTACACGTCCCGAAACTGGCTATGGCTATATTCAGGCAGACCTGTCAACCGCTTCTGCCCGAAACCGTGAGATATACCGTGTTGACCAGTTCCGTGAAAAGCCTGATTTAGAGACGGCTGAGCGTTATATAAAGCAGAATAACTTTTTCTGGAATGCAGGAATCTTTATATGGAGTGCCTCAACTATTGTAAATGCTTTCCGTATTTATCAGCCGAGTGTAGCCCGTGTCTTTGAGCGTATTATGGATGTTCTTGGTACTGCAGACGAGCAGCGTGTCATAGATGAGGTTTATCCAGAATGTGAGAATATATCAGTCGACTATGCCATTATGGAGAAGGCTGAGGAAATCTTCGTCTGTCCTGCAGACTTTGGTTGGAGCGATTTAGGTACATGGGGCTCTCTGCTTGCACAGACACAGCACGACATTTATGGTAACACTGTTATCGGAAATGATGTACATCTCTTCGACAGTAAGAACTGTATCGTTCATACTACGGAGGAACGCAAGGTCGTTATCCAGGGACTCGATGGCTATATTGTTGCTGAGCAAGATGGCAAGTTGCTTATCTGTCGTCTTTCAGAGGAACAGCGATTGAAGCAGTTTACAGGAGAAGGATGAATTGATTCAAACTCCTGAAGTATAATGTGGAGTATGTCTGCAGGCTGTTGACACAGAGTATTGGAATTAATGTGTTCTTCTGTCGTATGCCCATCTTGTTATCAAGGCTTTTGTCAAATAGTAATCTTTGACAAAATCGTAAGGACGCACGGTTCGTAATCCGTAAAGTAATCTTTTACTGGCGGAAGTAAGAACCGTGCGTTCTTGTTTTATATGATGTTTAAAAGATAGTATATACTCTATGTATCAGAGTATTTCATCATTGGATTATTGATGTTGAATTGTTATGACGATGAATCTTAAATTAAGAATTAGCCTTTTCTTTCTCTTTTCCCCACTTGTAATCCTTGCGCAGGCTCCACAGCTTGTCCGGGTTAATCGACAGCATCATTTTCAGAGTATAGTTCCAAAGGGAAATTACAGTGGACTGACGTGGCTGGGAGGTGATTCTTATGCTGTTGTTTCCGACAAGACACCGGAAAGTGGCTTTTTCGTCTTTCATATGCAGATGGATTCTGTCAGTGGGGATATTACCGAGGTACGCTTTGAGGGTTTTCGTTCTTCAGGAGAGGCGAATCATGATGAGGAAGGAATCGCTTTTTTCCAAAAGGACAGTACATTGTTAATCTCCCGTGAGGCGGATAACAGAATTCTGGAATATGGAATGAATGGTAAGCAGACGGGCAGGGGGCTGGCTGTACCATCCGTCTTCAGTACTGCGACGCCGCTATATGGTTTTGAAGCATTGACATATAATGCCCAGACACACCGTTTCTGGACAACTTCTGAAAGTACACTGAAGGCAGATGGCTTACAGGCTGATTCTAAGAATAAAGTGAAGAACCGTCTTCGTTTGCAGAGTTTTGATGAGGCTTTTATGCCCCAGGAACAGTATGCTTATCTGATGGATGCTGCAGATAGTCATCCTTCTGCATCTAATTATGTGATGGGAGTAGCGTCAATGGCAGCATTGGATGATGGCAGATTACTTGTGTTGGAGCGTGAATTTTTGGTGAAGCCGAGTAAGTTAGGTTCCTTTGTCATTAATAAAATCTTTTGCGTTAATCCTGCGCAGTCTGTACCAGTCAGCCTGGAAAAGGAACTTGATTCAGACAGTCCTTACATGGAGAAGAACTTGCTCGTGGAGTGGAAGACCTCATTGACATTATTCCGTCAGGACCTTGCAAACTATGAGGGAATGTGTCTCGGTCCACGCCTTGTAGACGGAAGTCAGGTTATTGTCCTCTGTGCCGATAGCCAGAATCAGTATGGTGGTGTTCTTCGCGACTGGTTCCGCACGATTGTGATTCGTTGAACGTTTGCGATAATTGAAGCTAAATATAAACCTATTGCAGTCTATATAATGTGTTTCTATGGTATGTTATACAAAAATGAAATTATGGTCCAGAATCTATTGATGCTTACTTGCATTCCAATAAGGCGTCGATTGACGTCTAATAGATGTTTAATTGAAAGCTAATTAGTGCTTAGTTGGAGTCCAATTAAGCACTTTTTTTGCTTCTTTCGTTAAATGCGTGGATATTCATCATGATGCTTGTATAAAAGCTGTCATTATCTATCTTTGTAGTGACTCGAACAATATTTTGTACAAATATTTCAAAGTGTGAAATCAAATTGATGCTCTTCTGGCTTTGAAAAGATGCCCAATTGGCTTTGAGAAGACGCCCTTTTGAGGTCTTATTAACGCCCTTTTGAACCCTAACTAACGCCCTTTTGAAACACGGGTGTGCAAACATCTGATTCACTGTAGGTTACAACGTTGCTGAAATCCGTCATTTTTGCACTTCTTTTTGAGCCTGACGGCTGCATAATTGTCAAGATATTTCCGATGTGTTTCTTTTGTATCTCACAGGGTACAAGCGAACAGTTACAGATTTAGATAAAAGCCTTGTTGTCTCAATGATATGGATTTAGAAATGAAGAACACTTCACTTTGAGACCATATCCATTGTATGCGTAGGCGTTTACGCATTTTACGGAAGAACCCTTTTTTTGTTGTTGATTATAGTCTTTTTAGCCAAAATGTAGCCAGATCATGTGTTTCAGATAGTGTAAAAGCGTTTTTGGATGAACTGATCAGACTTTTAGCAGACATCCCGTCGGGCTCTCCCCCTCCTTTGGAGGGGCTAGGAGAAGGTATCCTCATATCCTAATCTTTCCTACTAACTTCCTCTGTTTCCCCTCACCAATGATTGGTGCATGTGCATCTTCGGGAAAGAAGATGGTGAATTGACCTGGTTTGACTTTAAAGTATTCCTTAGCCTCTTGTGTATAGAAACCACAATCAGTGTCAGGGTTATAAGCTATGTCGGGTTCTCCCAGGTCGGATATTGAAGTCCAGCCCATTGTCTCTTCCTGCAGCAAAGGTACTTGTATGTCAATATACTTCCTATGAAACTCCAATCGCTGTTCTTCTTTAGATTTCAGTTCCCCCTCATCTAAATTAATGAACAGGTCATCGCCGTCAAGCGTGATGCGCCCTGTTTCCTGTCCACTGAAATCATGATGAAGAATATAGTCCATCAATTCCTTCATTCTTGCATGCAGGATGTAATATCGTTGGCATGCGTTCAAATCTGCTATTATCATCTTTCTGGATTTATTTAATTCGACACAAAAGCGATGCAAATGTGCACAAGGAATGGAATACTGTTGAGTGCTATTTGTTTTATGTAAGAGCACTGCAAACATACATAATTATTTCCTGATAGTAAAGAGATGTCCTGTAATAATGTGCGTTTAGCGAATGTATAGGAAAGAACTGCATGGTTCTTTAGATGCAGCAAATTTATATGCTGTGATTTCTTTTCATGAAGAAAAATATTTTTTTTCATGAAGAAAAATATTTCTCTTCACGTAAATAAATATTTCTTTTCATGAAGATAATTCGTTTGTGACGGTTGTTACAGGGAATTAACAGGCATAAAAGTTGCGTCAGTCCTCTTTGAAACTTTCATTTTTTATACCTGTTGATTATCAATAGTATAGTCTGTTTGTCAGTTGCTTACGAGTTTAGAGTCAAGTAAACCCCATCAATCAGTCAACTTCAAAGCAATCAGCTTGTTTACCTGTAAACTTGTTCACTTGTCAACTTTAAAACAGCCTACTTGTCAGCTTAAAAGCTACACCAGTTCCACTTTCTCCATTTCCTGTTCTTTGTCGCAGTAATGGCATTTGAGAATGCCATGTTCCTTGTCAACGACATGGAAGATGGTGCTCATGGGTTCGTTATTGGTGATACACTTCGGGTTATTGCATTTTACAATGCTCCGAAGCTCATCCGGCGTCACCACCTTCTTCTTCTCTACCACTTCATAGTCATTAATGATGTTCAACACCACGTTCGGTGCCACGACCGACAGACGGGAAATTTCATCATCAGTGAAGAACTTGTTGCTTACCTTGATGATTCCCTTTGTGCCTACCATCTTCGATGAGAAGTTATAGCCGATGGTGACAGGTGTGGAGAGCTTCTGGAGCTGTAAAAGGTTTACTACCTGAAAGGTCTTTTCAGCTGGAATATGGTCTATAACGGT
This region includes:
- the pyrI gene encoding aspartate carbamoyltransferase regulatory subunit, producing the protein MSKKERLVAAIESGTVIDHIPAEKTFQVVNLLQLQKLSTPVTIGYNFSSKMVGTKGIIKVSNKFFTDDEISRLSVVAPNVVLNIINDYEVVEKKKVVTPDELRSIVKCNNPKCITNNEPMSTIFHVVDKEHGILKCHYCDKEQEMEKVELV
- a CDS encoding esterase-like activity of phytase family protein, with protein sequence MTMNLKLRISLFFLFSPLVILAQAPQLVRVNRQHHFQSIVPKGNYSGLTWLGGDSYAVVSDKTPESGFFVFHMQMDSVSGDITEVRFEGFRSSGEANHDEEGIAFFQKDSTLLISREADNRILEYGMNGKQTGRGLAVPSVFSTATPLYGFEALTYNAQTHRFWTTSESTLKADGLQADSKNKVKNRLRLQSFDEAFMPQEQYAYLMDAADSHPSASNYVMGVASMAALDDGRLLVLEREFLVKPSKLGSFVINKIFCVNPAQSVPVSLEKELDSDSPYMEKNLLVEWKTSLTLFRQDLANYEGMCLGPRLVDGSQVIVLCADSQNQYGGVLRDWFRTIVIR
- a CDS encoding winged helix-turn-helix domain-containing protein; this encodes MTEKKEVKSAPKAAKKATTKKAPAKKAVAAVAINAENVGFKAGDVYNALAAEAKALTVAEIAKAAKISSEEVYLGIGWLFKEGKIKDEEGKVTLA
- a CDS encoding mannose-1-phosphate guanylyltransferase; this encodes MAQTDNHLVIMAGGVGSRFWPMSTTDCPKQFIDVLGVGKSLIQLTYDRFAGVVPSDNVWVVTNQKYVGLVHEQLPDIPVNHILSEPCRRNTAPCVAYVSWRIKKENPKANIVVSPSDHIVVNDTEFRRVITNCLKFTAETDAIVTLGMKPTRPETGYGYIQADLSTASARNREIYRVDQFREKPDLETAERYIKQNNFFWNAGIFIWSASTIVNAFRIYQPSVARVFERIMDVLGTADEQRVIDEVYPECENISVDYAIMEKAEEIFVCPADFGWSDLGTWGSLLAQTQHDIYGNTVIGNDVHLFDSKNCIVHTTEERKVVIQGLDGYIVAEQDGKLLICRLSEEQRLKQFTGEG
- the aspS gene encoding aspartate--tRNA ligase; this encodes MYRTNTCGELRLSDAGKEVTLAGWVQRARKMGGMTFVDLRDRYGITQLVFNEADDAALCGEANKLGREYCIQVKGVVSERQSKNSKIPTGDIEIIAKELNVLSVSDTPPFTIEDNTDGGDDLRMKYRYLDLRREAVRKNMELRHRMTILIRNFLDSEKFMEVETPILIGSTPEGARDFVVPSRMNPGQFYALPQSPQTLKQLLMVAGFDRYFQIAKCFRDEDLRADRQPEFTQIDCEMSFVDQDDVINLFEEMARHLFREIRGVELPKLEQMKWHDAMKRFGSDKPDLRFGMEFVELMDDLKGTGSFSVFDEAAYIGGIVVPGCAEYSRKQLNELTDFVKRPQIGAQGLVFIKYNADGTVKSSIDKFYTEEQLLKVKETTGAKDGDLVLILSGDNINKTRVQLCALRLEMGDRLGLRDKNVFKCLWIVDFPLFEWSDEEQRLMATHHPFTMPHPDDIPLLDEHPERVRAKAYDFVCNGIEVGGGSLRIHDTKLQERMFEVLGFTPERAKAQFGFLMNAFKYGAPPHAGLAFGLDRFVSIMAGLDSIRDCIAFPKNNSGRDVMLDAPSVIDQKQLDELEIKLDLKE
- a CDS encoding YhcH/YjgK/YiaL family protein, which gives rise to MIIADLNACQRYYILHARMKELMDYILHHDFSGQETGRITLDGDDLFINLDEGELKSKEEQRLEFHRKYIDIQVPLLQEETMGWTSISDLGEPDIAYNPDTDCGFYTQEAKEYFKVKPGQFTIFFPEDAHAPIIGEGKQRKLVGKIRI